Proteins from one Halovivax limisalsi genomic window:
- a CDS encoding CaiB/BaiF CoA transferase family protein, which produces MHPLEGIRVLALESGVSAPLCTRQLGDLGAEVVKVERPGVGDNSRHWDNAVHGESSAHVWVNRNKRSLTLDLKSDEGQDIFRDLAADADVVVQNFAPGAVERLGFDYESLRDDERRDDAQDDLIYVNISGYGRSGPYRDRKAYDMVMQGETGLILSNGSPDAPAKIPLSICDINAAMYATIGTVTALFQRARTGEGQELDVTMFGGMLSWLGYFPHKYWHEGEIPERVGMRHHLLTPYGPHETADGAYVNFAVLSEDHFELFCRDVIERPALLADERFETNEKRIEHRETFESIVESEIATQDRDYWAERLQDAGIPWGDVNRIDEVLEHPQTDHLDLIKTVQAGENEIKVVDNPIDFGDASVKREAMPDLGADNVDLLTRLGYSAEEIARLEAEGVI; this is translated from the coding sequence ATGCACCCGCTCGAGGGTATCCGGGTCCTGGCGCTCGAAAGCGGCGTCTCGGCCCCGCTGTGTACCCGCCAGCTCGGCGACCTCGGCGCCGAGGTCGTCAAGGTCGAACGCCCGGGCGTCGGCGACAACAGCCGCCACTGGGACAACGCCGTCCACGGCGAGTCCTCGGCGCACGTCTGGGTCAACCGGAACAAGCGCAGCCTGACGCTCGACTTGAAGAGCGACGAGGGCCAGGACATCTTCCGCGACCTGGCGGCCGACGCCGACGTCGTCGTCCAGAACTTCGCCCCCGGCGCGGTCGAGCGGCTCGGCTTCGACTACGAGTCGCTGCGCGACGACGAGCGACGCGACGATGCGCAGGACGACCTGATCTACGTCAACATCTCGGGCTACGGCCGCTCCGGTCCGTACCGCGACCGCAAGGCCTACGACATGGTGATGCAGGGCGAGACCGGGCTGATCCTCTCGAACGGCAGTCCGGACGCGCCGGCGAAGATCCCGCTGTCGATCTGCGACATCAACGCCGCGATGTACGCGACCATCGGGACGGTCACGGCGCTCTTCCAGCGCGCCCGGACTGGCGAGGGACAGGAACTCGACGTGACCATGTTCGGCGGCATGCTGTCCTGGCTCGGCTACTTCCCGCACAAGTACTGGCACGAGGGCGAGATCCCCGAACGCGTCGGGATGCGCCACCACTTGTTGACCCCGTACGGCCCCCACGAGACGGCCGACGGCGCCTACGTGAACTTCGCCGTCCTCAGCGAGGATCACTTCGAGCTCTTCTGCCGGGACGTGATCGAGCGACCGGCCCTGCTCGCGGACGAGCGATTCGAGACCAACGAGAAGCGCATCGAACACCGCGAGACGTTCGAGTCCATCGTCGAATCCGAGATCGCCACCCAGGACCGGGATTACTGGGCCGAGCGCCTCCAGGACGCCGGGATTCCCTGGGGCGACGTCAACCGGATCGACGAGGTACTGGAGCATCCGCAGACGGACCACCTGGACCTCATCAAGACGGTCCAGGCGGGCGAGAACGAGATCAAGGTCGTCGACAACCCGATCGACTTCGGCGATGCTTCGGTGAAACGCGAGGCGATGCCCGACCTCGGTGCCGACAACGTCGACCTCCTCACCAGGCTCGGCTACTCGGCCGAGGAGATCGCCCGGCTCGAGGCCGAGGGCGTCATCTGA
- a CDS encoding MmgE/PrpD family protein, with the protein MDITDQLAAYCASLTAADLPAETAVQAKRVLLDTMGLAIGGRRAKSTPTVMETVRELNGEGGSTTVLATGDRVTPDYGALANAALAHSLDFDETHRAGSVHAAAPVLGATLAAAEETNASGTDLLTAFVGGYEVTARLGMALNSEAHYAKGFHATSTCGVFGAAAAAGMLLDGSAETIGRAFGIAGSQAAGSLQFLEDGSWNKRLHPGLAAHSGYLATRFARNGFRATTNPIEGSRGFLQAYSDDPRPERARDGLGESFEIDRTGLKPYPVCRFLHPLIDGVVGLVTEHDLQPADVTAVRVELSSSGELLVGNPSKPIPETVVDGQFSLPFVTMLAITRGEVTVDTLFDAIDGEFTAEEKRLVAATESSAADWADDLYPDQWAIEVEIETTDSTVSKRVLDAKGDPETPLSWDDVEAKYDRLVTPVVGESAGETLRARIRSIESFDTEELLAPIAGDG; encoded by the coding sequence ATGGACATCACGGACCAGTTAGCCGCGTACTGCGCGTCGCTGACGGCGGCGGACCTGCCGGCCGAGACGGCCGTCCAGGCCAAGCGCGTCCTGCTCGACACGATGGGACTCGCGATCGGCGGGCGCCGGGCGAAGTCGACGCCCACGGTCATGGAGACGGTGCGCGAGTTGAACGGCGAGGGCGGCTCGACCACCGTCCTCGCGACCGGCGACCGGGTGACGCCCGACTACGGCGCGCTCGCGAACGCCGCGCTGGCCCACAGCCTCGACTTCGACGAGACCCACCGGGCGGGGTCGGTCCACGCCGCCGCGCCCGTGCTGGGAGCCACGCTCGCCGCCGCGGAGGAGACGAACGCCAGCGGGACGGACCTCCTGACGGCGTTCGTCGGCGGCTACGAGGTCACGGCGCGACTCGGGATGGCGCTCAACTCGGAGGCCCACTACGCGAAGGGGTTCCACGCGACGAGTACGTGCGGCGTCTTCGGCGCGGCCGCGGCCGCCGGGATGCTGCTGGACGGCTCCGCGGAGACGATCGGGCGGGCCTTCGGGATCGCCGGCAGTCAGGCCGCGGGCTCGTTGCAGTTCCTCGAGGACGGCTCCTGGAACAAGCGGCTCCACCCGGGCCTGGCCGCACACTCGGGCTACCTGGCGACGCGATTCGCCCGGAACGGCTTTCGCGCGACGACCAACCCCATCGAGGGCTCGCGCGGCTTCCTGCAGGCGTACTCCGACGATCCGCGGCCCGAACGGGCCCGCGACGGCCTCGGGGAGTCGTTCGAGATCGACCGGACGGGCCTGAAACCGTATCCCGTCTGTCGATTCCTCCACCCGCTGATCGACGGCGTGGTCGGGCTGGTCACCGAACACGACCTCCAGCCGGCCGACGTGACCGCCGTCCGCGTCGAACTCTCCTCCTCGGGCGAACTGCTCGTCGGGAACCCGTCCAAACCGATCCCCGAGACGGTCGTCGACGGCCAGTTCAGCCTCCCGTTCGTCACCATGCTCGCGATCACCCGGGGCGAGGTGACGGTCGATACCCTCTTCGACGCGATCGACGGCGAGTTCACCGCGGAGGAGAAGCGGCTCGTGGCCGCGACCGAGTCGTCGGCCGCCGACTGGGCCGACGACCTGTACCCCGACCAGTGGGCGATCGAGGTCGAGATCGAGACGACCGACTCCACGGTGTCGAAGCGAGTCCTCGACGCGAAGGGCGATCCCGAGACGCCGCTGTCCTGGGACGACGTCGAGGCGAAGTACGACCGGCTCGTCACGCCCGTCGTCGGCGAGAGCGCCGGTGAAACGCTTCGCGCTCGCATCCGGTCGATCGAATCGTTCGACACCGAGGAACTGCTCGCGCCGATCGCGGGCGACGGCTGA
- a CDS encoding MaoC family dehydratase, whose product MVRKTREVGENRYREEYGRFYDEFEIGDVYEHRPNRTITAVDNYWFTLLTMNTHPLHFDNEYASGTEWGQELVNSALTLSTVLGMTVSDVSYQAVANLGWEEVRMTNPVFHGDTLSAESEVVSKRESESRPGQGIVKTETTGFNQHGDVVIEFTRSVLVPTREHAESTDDE is encoded by the coding sequence ATGGTTCGCAAAACCCGCGAGGTCGGGGAGAACCGATACCGCGAGGAGTACGGCCGATTCTACGACGAGTTCGAGATCGGCGACGTCTACGAGCACCGTCCCAACCGGACGATCACGGCCGTCGACAACTACTGGTTCACCCTCCTGACGATGAACACGCACCCGCTGCACTTCGACAACGAGTACGCGTCGGGGACGGAGTGGGGCCAGGAGCTGGTCAACTCCGCGCTGACGCTCTCGACCGTGCTCGGCATGACCGTCAGCGACGTCTCCTACCAGGCCGTCGCCAACCTCGGCTGGGAGGAGGTCCGCATGACGAACCCGGTCTTTCACGGCGACACGCTCTCGGCCGAATCCGAGGTCGTCTCGAAGCGCGAGAGCGAGTCGCGACCCGGCCAGGGCATCGTGAAGACGGAGACGACCGGCTTCAACCAGCACGGCGACGTCGTGATCGAATTTACCCGCTCGGTGCTCGTTCCCACCCGCGAACACGCCGAGTCGACGGACGACGAGTGA
- a CDS encoding Lrp/AsnC family transcriptional regulator has product MANPPTDGLDEIDRIILGILSEDPRTPYSDISERLERRGHEMSGEGIRYRVQNLFESTSTFFMLDPNVHDWHVLRLSITVDDAPDAKASVKETLSELPYWFISSGVGSVDIYAVRLAESLADVEESTDAVRAIEGVESVDFFLETRRETDMRKYFPTSES; this is encoded by the coding sequence ATGGCGAATCCACCGACGGACGGGCTGGACGAGATCGATCGCATCATCCTCGGGATCCTCTCCGAAGATCCGCGGACGCCGTACTCGGACATCTCCGAGCGACTCGAACGCCGGGGCCACGAGATGAGCGGCGAGGGGATCCGATACCGGGTGCAGAACCTGTTCGAGTCCACCTCGACGTTCTTCATGCTCGATCCGAACGTCCACGACTGGCACGTGCTGCGCCTCTCGATCACGGTCGACGATGCGCCCGACGCGAAAGCGTCCGTCAAGGAGACCCTGAGCGAACTGCCCTACTGGTTCATCAGCTCCGGCGTCGGGTCGGTCGACATCTACGCCGTCCGACTGGCCGAATCGCTCGCCGACGTCGAGGAGAGCACCGACGCCGTGCGGGCGATCGAGGGCGTCGAGTCAGTCGACTTCTTCCTCGAAACCCGCCGCGAGACGGACATGCGCAAGTACTTCCCGACGTCCGAGAGCTGA
- a CDS encoding acyl-CoA dehydrogenase family protein: MLEFSGEQQLIQSEIQKLCASYEDEYWQAKDRDAEYPEEFVEDLAEHGWLGTIIPEAYGGTGYDTLEAALILEEIAASGAGFSGSMACHGAMFVPRSILNYGSEEMKETYLPKLASGEKYLQCFGLTEPDAGYESTAITTNAEKDGDRYLINGQKTWCSRFYASDYMVLVARTTPIDEVEKKTEGLTLFLVDIEDALDQGAVDTQKIEKSIRRAVPSYEIWFEDLEVPEANVIGEVDDGFYQVMDGLNEERVVIAAEAVGLARVAIERAVQYANEREVFDRPIGANQAIQHPLADAHARTTSARNLVYQAARAFKDGRDVGEAANIAVYMAREAASKAADHAVQTHGGYGVATEYDVERYYREARLAHIAPISDEMIKNYIGEHVLDLPRSY; the protein is encoded by the coding sequence ATGCTCGAGTTCAGTGGAGAGCAACAGCTCATCCAGTCGGAGATACAGAAGCTCTGTGCGTCCTACGAGGACGAGTACTGGCAGGCCAAAGACCGCGACGCCGAGTACCCGGAGGAGTTCGTCGAGGACCTCGCCGAGCACGGCTGGCTCGGCACCATCATCCCCGAGGCGTACGGCGGGACCGGCTACGATACGCTCGAGGCGGCGCTGATCCTCGAGGAGATCGCCGCCAGCGGCGCCGGCTTCAGCGGCTCGATGGCCTGTCACGGCGCCATGTTCGTCCCGCGGTCGATCCTGAACTACGGCTCCGAGGAGATGAAGGAGACCTACCTGCCGAAGCTGGCTTCCGGCGAGAAGTACCTCCAGTGCTTCGGCCTCACCGAGCCCGACGCCGGCTACGAGTCGACGGCGATCACCACCAACGCCGAGAAGGACGGCGATCGGTACCTCATTAACGGGCAGAAGACCTGGTGCTCTCGCTTTTACGCCTCCGACTACATGGTCCTCGTCGCGCGAACGACCCCGATCGACGAGGTCGAGAAGAAGACCGAGGGGCTCACCCTCTTCCTCGTCGACATCGAGGACGCGCTCGACCAGGGCGCGGTCGACACCCAGAAGATCGAAAAGAGCATTCGACGTGCGGTTCCCTCCTACGAGATCTGGTTCGAGGACCTCGAAGTGCCCGAAGCAAACGTCATCGGGGAGGTCGACGACGGCTTCTACCAGGTGATGGACGGCCTCAACGAGGAGCGCGTCGTCATCGCGGCCGAAGCGGTCGGGCTCGCCCGCGTCGCGATCGAGCGCGCGGTCCAGTACGCCAACGAGCGCGAGGTGTTCGACCGGCCCATCGGTGCCAACCAGGCGATCCAGCACCCGCTGGCCGACGCCCACGCCCGGACGACGAGCGCGCGCAACCTGGTCTACCAGGCCGCACGCGCTTTCAAGGACGGCCGCGACGTCGGCGAGGCGGCCAACATCGCCGTCTACATGGCCCGCGAGGCCGCGTCGAAGGCGGCCGACCACGCCGTCCAGACCCACGGCGGCTACGGCGTCGCGACCGAGTACGACGTCGAGCGCTACTACCGCGAGGCTCGCCTCGCCCACATCGCGCCGATCTCCGACGAGATGATCAAGAACTACATCGGGGAGCACGTCCTCGACCTGCCGAGGTCCTACTGA